In Lycium ferocissimum isolate CSIRO_LF1 chromosome 7, AGI_CSIRO_Lferr_CH_V1, whole genome shotgun sequence, the sequence ACCTAATAATTGCAAAATTTAGTTCGAATCGAGAACTTTTTCCGGGGTTGAGAAGAAGTATGCACTTGCTCGAGATTCTCCAAGAACCCGataatttgtctaaccatcAATATGTACGTAATTATTAAATTGGTCAAATCTCTTCTTTGACATAGTAGGCATGGATCCGCTTTATCCATAAACTTTTATCTCGGACgcgtaactttgtgaaggaattatcgaAGTTATGCGGATCCACGGACTGCTTTATACCAAGTCTcgcccacaaggcataagtatcttggtcggcataactttggtaattccttaacaaaagtatctgGTCAAGCATAGCGAAATTAACTACTgtttgcgaatttttttaaaattttgcacAAAGTGTCACGTGGGTTGAGCACCGAAACATGGGTGTtaggcaaattttaaagatttcaaatatgaaaggcaaaatttaaagaccaccccaaaagaagggcaattctgcgaattgcccagcTTTGAAAGGAATAGAAAACACATTTTACATGCAATTTCTTTTAAACCACTGACTAATATCTATAATTGACACGTAAGGTCTAGAATTAACTCAATTATTGCCTGCCCATGCACAAAATAGCgggaaagagaaaaggaaatatgttaAAAGTGACCCCCACATAGCTCATTTTCTCACAGAAGGAAACAAAATTTGTTTGGCTTACGGTTAGCTAGGGACTTGTGTATGAAAAACGTAACACACACAAGGTGAAGGTGCTTATATCTACTCAATGATAGTTAATCACAGTTGAtcaatgaataaattttaaatctatTTTTATCACGAACAAAactaaattaatataatttgatGTAAATATTGAACATGAATAATCCCTTTTTCCTAGCCTTAGTGGGGAGGGAGTTTTCAGAGAAGGGAACAAAAAATTGATGGATTGTAACTGCACAGATCAATTGTAGTCGTACTTGTCTGAAAGAATCGATTGAGCATCAGAACAAAAGCCAAAAATATCTCAAAATTGTGGGTGGTGGCTATGCACCACTTGTATATATGACTAACAATTTGCTAGATTCTGCTATAATGTTCTTGTTCAAGAATATGTTCATTGAGATAACTACGTAAATATACAACCCGTAGATATCTTCAACGTAATATCATTTGAAGTCACCACTAATCGAGGTATATTTTACTCGCACCCGGTATGTTTTACACGTAGCCGATATTTACATAACCAGACAATTTAACCTCAAAGGTTAAGaattaaaataagattataataACCACGGTTAAGCTAAGTCAGAAATGGTGCATATAAAAGACTCGTGTCTTGGATTAATTGATTCCATATAAATGTGTAGTTCACCATTCAAATACAAGAATAACATTATTCTAGATAGTAACATTAACTTAGAAAGTAAGCacttaattttaagaaaaagtaaCATTAACATTATTCTAGATAGTAACATTAACTTAGAAAGTAAGCacttaattttaagaaaaagtaacattaattgcctgtttggaaagccactcAGGTAATTGGAgtgtaattgggtgtaattacacagtttgactTGTTTATCAGGCCAAGTAATTATCTGATTAGGtgagaattgagtgtaattgagagggtgtaattacactctccaattctcaaagAGGGGCTGAAcattgagtgtaattacaccctatAATTACAGGTTTActtttagggcctgtttggaaagccacccaggtaatttgaattgggtgtaattacacgatttgtttgtttgtttgacaAGTAATTACACGattaggtgggaattgggtgtaattgacggggtgtaattacactctccaattctcggGGGCtcaattgggtgtaattacattTTGTAATTACatggttactttttagtttgtttatttttttactttaatttatttttatttttaatttattttatttctattattttaatttttttgatttttaatatttttttatttctattattttaatttcttttttatttttacttttttattatttttattttttaaaaatgtatttttctttttatattatttatttttcattttctttcttttcattaaaacctttacttcttgtgattattgtaattgctcgtatttttttatttttttattttattcatttagcataaccgtgttattattctaatatttgaaactacacctcttaatattggaaagaatgagttattaacaaacttgacatataacgggtgacgttattaaagtagaatttcattgtgaatggggttgtagacttatatttttcctttcttttgaattatttacttaagttacgttgaaacttacttatgtaatgttggaatttgacataagagtattatgttgaactttttcttttggattttgaatttaggttatatttttaattttaagttatttgctttcacattgcatgttatttatttttcacttacatttgatggattttttgtgtcaaacatttgaataatgttatggcattatatttattaatattattttttcaaacatccaatccatgacgttctcacaaaaaaagtcttcttttaagttttataattaattaaaattaaatattaatttgaaaaatatatatcaattatttttgttacaatattagttacaaatatatgattattaattaatatattttcaagaaacaatgtgttattaaataactaatttaatatcatttataaaggcacatattttttaaatattaattttaaatttcatcattaaattttattttttaaattaaaccgattgtgtaattacacttgtgtaACCAAATTAaagacgcttgtaattacaatcgtaattacgttatgacaaacaaaataGTGTCATTGTAATTATACTACGTAATTACTAGGTTGTGtgattactaccctagtaattactccaattccaattaccaggtggctttccaaacaggcccttagttttttttttgttttgtttttttttctattttcttttctttttaatttatttttatgtatactttttaattatttttatttttaaaatatatttttctttttatattatttatctttcatttcttttcttctcattcccaacctttacttcttgtgatttatggagtctaattttttattttagcaTTTAGCATAAAAGTTattatcataattttttaaactacACCTCGTCATTTCGAAaaaaatgagtcattaacaaacttgacatataatgagtgatgttattaaagtacaattttttttattttttttttgtggaacctccggaaaattttaatatataattcAAAATGCTTGTTTGTTAGGAAATAATTATGAAACCACAAGAGATGTAGAAAAGCAATAGGTAAAGCGTGAGATATAAagattttcttaaaattgaTGGGGGGGGTTGGAATTGACCTAGCTGGGGAGGCCCCTCAAACCAAGCTCAACCTCACCCAGAAGTGTGCAAATTTAATTGTGAATGAGATTATAGATTTATATTTTTCCtatcttttgaattatatttacttaagttacgttaaaacttacttatgtaatattgaaatgttgaaatttaacataagagtattatgttaattttttttttttttggactttaaatttaggttatattttttattttaatttatttgttatttcacattTCATGCTGTTTATTTTTCACCTACAGTtgataaattttcttttgtcaaacatttgaataatattaAGGCAtcatatttattaaaaatattttttttttaccaaaaatgcaagccatgatgttctcacaaaaaagcttgctttaaattttataattaattagagttaaaatattcttaatttgaaaaatatatataaactattttttataatattagttGCAAATATacgattattaattaatatatttttaagaaataatgtgttgttaaattcctaacttaatatcatttataaatacacatttttttcaaacattaatttttaataattaaattttatttttaaattaaattaactgTGTGATTACACTTCTGCAACCAAACAATACGTTTGTAATTatattgtaattatattatgaTAAATAAACAGATCGTTATAACTATAATATACAAatcattataattataataCTATATAATTACTAgattgtgtaattactaccctattaattacaccaattccaattaccaggtggctttccaaacagaccaATTTCCAATTAATATTAAGATATTACACCAATCGAGAAAAAGACACACACAATTAcaactgcatatatatatatgaaagagaaatatatAGATTACAAaccccacatttttttttttttatatatatatagaaacacCAAACGGAATTTATTCTTAACACTAGTTGtatgataaatatataaaaaaccTTAGCAAGAGTACTAGTACTTCTACTACTTGATAGTACATATGTTTATCTTAGATCTACTGCTGAAAACAGGATTATATTCTCTCTTTTGATTCCTTTTCTCTTCCACCCTtcgatatttttttctttcaggtTTTCAGTGTTCAGAATTCATTGGCCCGACTAATAATGTTACGTCAGTACTGCAAGACATCTGCAGTCATGATGGGCTGATTGCCACAGTGATAATTCCAAGAATTGGTCATGTTGAACCCATCAACCATAGAGTCATTTTGTGCAAAATTGAAGCTGTAAGGCTCGTTGTGGTCCACGGCAAGACCATTACAATTGTTGTTTGCATCCAAGAAAGCGATGATTTCATTAAGTGACTCAAGCCTGTGGCTAAGTTCACCTAATTGAGCTCTCAAGATTGAATTTTCAGCCTCAACATTAAGATAATGTTGTGTGGTGACATTCATACTTGTCAAAATCTGGTTATTTTCTTTCCTTAGAGTTGCTACTTGGGCCATCAAATCATCCAAATGTTTCTGTTTTCTCATCCTTGATCTTCTAGCCGATTCTCTGTTTGATatcattctttttctcttcctctGATCCATTAATTGCTGAAGATCTTCTTCTGACCCTGAGTTTTGAAGAAATGATGACCCTGATGATGTCCCACTTGATGAAGCCATGACcaaaaattttcaagaacactactattttttttcttcaaagatATAAAGAGAGAtataattagaaaataaaaaaactagCAGGACCCAGATGGAGTTTTTGACTTAGAAACAAGAGTACAACGAAAAATATTGTAGATTATacctattttcttatttaaagaTAGTAAGTAAGTAATATATAGAGAGGTTAATTATATAAGAGTAGTAGTTATTTAGGGGGCTATGAAATGTAGTAAAACCAGTAGAGAAAAACAACAGAGAAAGATTGCACCAAATGGGTCCTGCGCCTATATGTGGAATTTATCATAAACCCCGAAAGAAACAATTCACTGAGAATTGCAGACATGAATTTCAAAGATTAGAAATAATTGGGGTAGCATTAAGATTAGctttagaagaagaaaaaaactacTAATGATTTTTCAGTAAAGAAATTGGCAAGGCTTTCTGCGGATGAGTGCCCAGGCTTATaaaatgaaccaaaaaaaaaaaacactttcttGGTATTTTTTCAGAGATTTTGGGTGGTGGAGATTCCAAGAAAATCttgaaaacttaaaaaacaaaactttgGAGAAGAAGAGACCAAGAAAAGAAGGGAGCCTTTGGGCTAATAGGCAAAGAGCCTTTGAAGCTGAAGGAAGTAGAGAGAaaaggaaggagaaaaagagGAGGGTTGAAGAAGGTGTTTTGGCTGGGATTTTATAGCAGCAAAAGTGGGTGtcaacaaattttaaaaaattgttcaAATGGAAAAGTTCAACTTTACTTCTATACTTCTACGAAAtactactttaattttattctctTATTATATTTAGTTTATAGAGTGCTAGAGCAAAAAGTTTTATAAGGagaatcaaaataaaataaattaacatattaaaaagTTAAGAAGattaacaacaacatattcagtgaaattttataaatgggATCTGAAAAGAATAGCATGTACGCAGATTTTGCTCCTGTCTTTGATGTACAGAGGCAAAAAGTTAAGAAGAttcaatatataaaatatatatatgtattgtatatatatatatatatatatataaaaaatacctaactacacaatatatatacatatatattttttttaatgaaagaaAAACCTTTGTTTAAAGGGGACTTCACTACTATAAATGTTCTCGTTTTTAAGCATAATTTTAATGAGCTTCAAGCCTTCAACACAAACTAGGTGAATTCTCTATGTTAAATATTCTGATAATCTAATTTTACCCttctaattttttataattattttataactattcTTCCTTGTTGACCTTACtaaattatgaaatactatagaATTCGCTAACGAAAACTATACAAATAActcaaatatattataataaagaataaaattaaatattttgtaataacCGAAAGTATTTTAACCCCTTTTCGATGTTCAAAGAAGTggaaaacaaaactaaaattgaaTGGAAAAAATAAAGTGGAAATATAAAAAAGGAAGTTTGGAATCTAGTGTGAGAAAAGGTTGGATGGGGAGGAAGAAGAAGGTGAAAGGGACATGTGGGGTGAGAGCAGAAACCTCCACGGCCGTCTAGATCCAGCTGTGGAGCAACATCACATactaaagttttaaaaaaatcaggTAGTCTCTTTACCTCGTTAGTCCTTTAACTTTCCCCTAGTTTCAATTAAGCCCCAAATACACTTGGCTATTTTATTCTGAGCAATATGCATGAAAGGTTTTACGAGTCAGTAACTTATTGTAACACGTGCATCAGCCAATAACAAAAGAGATGATAGATAAAAAACACACTTAAATTAGTATCTAATCGTGTGTGATGTacactcttttttaaaaaaaaaaatggcggATGGCATTGCACGCGgataattaaagaaatgaaatgaaaaattaaaaaataatagtaaGAGATAATTATCAAAAACATACCTGAAGTATCACTTTTTACGGGTtttctacctaaactatcatgTGTTTACATTTCCTACCTACTATATGAGCAAATTAAGCTGTCACACGCCTTTTGGCAATAGTATTCAAACATTGTTCTAGTCAGCTTCAACGTGTGATTTAATAAATTTAGATAGAAAATGCAAACACATGATATTTCAGATAGAAAACTCGCGACTAAGTGATATTACATGTGTGTTTTTTACCATTTTCTCATAATAATGAAAGGTAATACTCCCATCGGTtgctattatttatttttaaagctttttggatattttttaattaaaagaatattttataACATTACAGAGAATATTgactaaattattatttatctctttttaaaataatatatgattttttttatgtttttttaacatgaaatattttgaaacGAGTTTAATTTGTTAACGAGAAGAAGGGAGGGAGTAATCAATGTGAAAACTTACACCACACATATCTATCACTTAATGGTTAAGTTAGGTGTATTTTTGCTTTaatttttaatcaaaaaattaaaattaatttattctatttggaagatgagataaaataatttcaagatTAGTGGGAATCTCATTCTTAATATTGTATTTCATTTTATACTATGTTtagtagaaggtataaatttatctcaggataaatttatctcttctaccaaacatgataCAAAAAATTAGTATCGGAAATGAATATCCCTAGTATGGCCGAGGGGATATATCCGAATCCCTTCTACCGaaaattatactatatatacgagatgaaaattaatttttatatatatatagtagatgttgaattcTTTGACTTCTTCCTTTATCTActactttatatttttaaatccCCTACTTAAAATTTTGATTCCGCTAATAATTCCAACTTATATCATGCATCATGCATCAAACGACCGACAAGTGTCCAACTCTTTTTCAGAAATACTAACTTTATAGTACAACACGGTGGTAAAAAAGGTTTAGAGGGAAGAAAGACAATCAAAACGAAGTTTGCAGGGTGTTGATGATAGTTAAAAAGTCTCTTCCTGACTAATAGCTAGAAATATAAACTCAGTAAGcttttcacttttcttcctttcttcttttcttcttttttctttttctttttcattttttgaatttATGCTTTCTAGATGTGACATTTTTAAAGGACACGAGTCACCTCGGTTACTGTAATATTATTGTGAATTGTGATGTAGGCAGTATTGCAGTATTAAAACACTTTGGAGTAAATTGTCGTAAATGCCCCTAAATGATTCCGATTTCCGTACAGATTTAGTGGTAATTGTGTCATTCCATTTGTAGACGATTCCAGATTCCTTCAACCTTTGAGTCTCTGTTTGATCTGCAGATCTCTGGCAGTGCCACTCGCAATTCCAAGACAGATTCATCAATATTGTCCAAAACAAGTACTCTCTCGGATTCATAataaatatcatcttaataaaataaaaattatttcataataaataatattattttagaaaatcaagacataaattcactaattttttcaattttacccttagataaaaatgataaattaaagtaaaatcTAAATAATGATCAAAGTCAATAATAACTTGTAGCATTCCCAACgtcaaaaaaatttttaaatataatcaagaggaaaaagattttacttttattatatatgtgtaatttATAATCAATTGCATTATCGATTTTGTAAAAATTTTTGTTAAGGTGACTTTATTATATAAGTAATAGATAATTGTTAGTAAATCTTCAAAaacttaaattatttctaaatatgatttgtacttcaaaAGAAAAATGTGTCATATAACATCCCACATATGTATAACTAAGATCTTTGTTACCTTAGAATAGTgagttactccctccatcttaGTTTAAGTGTCTTTATTTAGCTGACATGCAGTTTAAGAAATACAAAGAATTTTTTAATCTTatagttctaaattaaaaattttgtaGGTAAAATAAATCTTTCACAAGCGTTAAATTATAAAGaagattatttttcaaaacaaacgAAAAAGAAATGTAAGATATTAAATTACGGAGAAAGTATTAAGTTACTATACATGTTTCAAAGTTATTCTAATTTTTACAGTGATATCATTCTATGTGCATAACTAAGATCTTTGTTACTTAAATAGAATCAAACCAAGCCGGGTTTTTAAAGTTTTTACCCCAAACCAAATCTTCGGTTTTTAagtgtcggttttttttttcctaataatgacacaaaacatataatttttacgtcaaatatttctttagtcctagtaagatacaattagagaaggttttttaagaaaataacacaaaattgATGATGACgtattgtattaaaatattcaacaaaagataataaattaaaatattgctaattttaaagaaaatgaccataatctaaaaatactaaatcatGCTAAAATCGGcttaataagtattaattacatgacaagaaaaaacttaagttcTCAGATTTTCACTTCTAAACCAATTACGCAAAACTAAAggatagatatccaacattattgtcgaTGTAAAATGAAATGCTTTGTTAATTATAGAAAGAAgcactaacatccataggatatataaaacttattttcaaaatcctaaaacgaataatatgataataatgaaaaactatgaaaaattaagaaatatttataaaaattacaaataaatatttttatgtataaaatattttaaaaattgaatacattaaGTTTGACTTTTTTACATGTTTCTAAAgttattctttttttccaacactAAACCAAGTGACTATCGGGTTTCTATGTGCATATAGCTTACTAtaataatttcaattttattaaaCCAATTATACTTTAATATAGGTctgattttgtttcttttcaatCACATATTTAATATTCTCTGCtatcattcatgtcatgtttttCGGTTTGCACACAACTTAAAATGTTAATTCGATAGAATTTGGAAAGTAATAGATGTGTTCTTTTCTTGGCTTTAATTCTCCTTTCATCAATACTCATTTGtgatatattttcctttttttttttttaatctattccAAAAAAAGACATATCTCTCTATATAGGACCAATTTAACTTTAGATTTCTAGTTTTACTTTTGATGAGACAAGTTATAATTACACCAATgtctatgatttttttttaaaattgcaagtttcaaaagtt encodes:
- the LOC132065046 gene encoding bZIP transcription factor 11-like yields the protein MASSSGTSSGSSFLQNSGSEEDLQQLMDQRKRKRMISNRESARRSRMRKQKHLDDLMAQVATLRKENNQILTSMNVTTQHYLNVEAENSILRAQLGELSHRLESLNEIIAFLDANNNCNGLAVDHNEPYSFNFAQNDSMVDGFNMTNSWNYHCGNQPIMTADVLQY